The following are encoded together in the Nitrospirota bacterium genome:
- a CDS encoding M67 family metallopeptidase, which yields MSKCDPSHFSAKLIIPGHFLTEIILHCQEQSPYEACGILAGKNNVVEKVFKMTNVEKSSVSYLMDSREQFIAMKEMSGLGLAMVAIYHSHPVSSAYPSPKDISLAFYPDTFHVIVSLASGAAVIKAFEIKDGVREIEIIETH from the coding sequence ATGTCAAAGTGTGACCCCTCTCATTTTTCCGCTAAATTAATTATCCCTGGCCATTTTTTAACAGAAATTATCTTACACTGCCAGGAACAATCTCCGTATGAGGCATGTGGTATTCTTGCAGGGAAAAACAATGTCGTAGAAAAAGTCTTCAAGATGACTAATGTCGAAAAATCTTCTGTAAGTTATCTGATGGATTCAAGGGAACAATTTATTGCCATGAAAGAAATGAGCGGGCTTGGACTCGCTATGGTCGCAATATATCACTCTCATCCTGTTTCCTCTGCATATCCTTCGCCCAAAGACATAAGCCTCGCATTTTACCCTGACACATTTCATGTCATCGTAAGTCTTGCTTCCGGTGCTGCCGTAATCAAAGCCTTTGAGATAAAAGATGGCGTCAGAGAAATAGAAATCATAGAGACTCATTAA
- a CDS encoding threonine synthase: MGYVRGLKCRECGRQYAIAPVYVCEFCFGPLEVVYDYESIKKVLTKNIIEKRPKNLWRYKELLPIDGEPQAGLNSGFTPLVKAKNLAKIFGLKELYIKDDTVVHPTLSFKDRVVAIALTKAKEFGFDTVACASTGNLAHSVSAHGAKAGFQRFIFIPATLEASKIIASLIYEPNLIAVDGNYDDVNRLCSEIANKYKWAFVNINIRPFYAEGSKTHGFEIVEQLGWKTPDNIIIPCASGSLLTKIWKSFKELKEIGIIEELNTKVFAAQATGCSPITTAIKQGIDVIRPVKPYTIAKSLAIGNPADGYYATQVINEAGGTGEDVSDQEIIDGIKILARTEGIFAETAGGVTVAVTKKLIESGKISRNGVTVICITGNGLKTQEALSGNTIQPFFIKPNIRSFEDTLEKIRAGGK; this comes from the coding sequence ATGGGTTATGTAAGAGGTCTTAAGTGCCGTGAGTGTGGCAGGCAATATGCTATCGCTCCAGTATATGTCTGTGAGTTCTGCTTTGGGCCTCTTGAGGTAGTATATGATTATGAAAGCATAAAGAAAGTATTAACAAAAAACATAATTGAAAAAAGGCCAAAAAATCTCTGGAGATACAAAGAGCTTCTGCCTATTGATGGGGAACCTCAGGCTGGATTAAATTCCGGCTTTACTCCGCTCGTTAAGGCTAAAAATCTTGCGAAGATATTTGGCTTAAAAGAACTTTATATAAAAGATGACACAGTAGTTCATCCAACACTTTCATTCAAAGATAGGGTTGTTGCAATAGCATTAACTAAGGCAAAAGAATTTGGTTTTGATACTGTCGCCTGTGCTTCAACAGGCAATCTTGCCCATTCAGTCTCTGCACATGGCGCAAAAGCTGGTTTTCAAAGGTTTATCTTTATTCCAGCAACTCTTGAAGCGAGTAAGATTATTGCTTCCTTAATTTACGAACCAAATCTTATTGCAGTTGATGGAAATTATGATGATGTGAATAGGTTATGTAGTGAAATAGCAAATAAATACAAATGGGCTTTTGTCAATATTAATATAAGACCTTTCTATGCAGAAGGATCAAAGACTCATGGATTTGAAATTGTTGAACAACTTGGATGGAAGACACCTGATAATATTATAATACCCTGTGCAAGTGGTTCACTTCTCACTAAGATATGGAAGAGTTTTAAAGAGCTTAAAGAGATTGGTATCATAGAGGAGCTCAATACAAAAGTCTTTGCTGCACAGGCAACAGGATGTTCTCCAATTACAACAGCAATAAAACAAGGTATTGATGTGATAAGGCCGGTAAAACCTTATACAATCGCCAAATCACTCGCTATCGGGAATCCGGCTGATGGTTATTATGCTACACAGGTTATTAACGAAGCAGGAGGAACTGGCGAGGATGTATCAGATCAGGAGATAATAGATGGAATAAAAATCCTTGCACGGACAGAAGGGATATTTGCTGAAACAGCAGGAGGTGTCACGGTTGCAGTTACAAAAAAACTTATTGAATCAGGCAAAATAAGCAGAAACGGTGTCACAGTAATTTGCATAACAGGAAATGGGCTAAAAACACAAGAAGCACTTAGTGGAAATACTATTCAACCATTTTTTATAAAACCTAATATTCGTTCATTTGAGGATACATTAGAAAAAATTAGAGCAGGAGGAAAATAG
- a CDS encoding MoaD/ThiS family protein has protein sequence MAVKVRIPTPLQKLTEGKEEVEGSPGTIINLINELDRKYPGIAERISEGGKIRRFINIYLNEEDIRFLKNEQTEVKDNDEVSIVPAIAGG, from the coding sequence ATGGCTGTAAAAGTAAGGATACCTACCCCATTGCAGAAACTCACTGAAGGGAAAGAAGAAGTCGAAGGTTCTCCGGGGACTATAATAAATCTCATTAATGAGCTTGACAGGAAATATCCAGGAATTGCAGAAAGGATATCCGAAGGGGGCAAAATTAGAAGATTTATAAATATCTATTTGAATGAAGAGGATATCAGATTCCTTAAGAATGAACAGACAGAGGTTAAAGACAATGATGAGGTATCAATTGTTCCTGCAATAGCAGGAGGATAA
- a CDS encoding NIL domain-containing protein, with the protein MKQRVKLTFPQHLIKEPVIFTMAKKYDIMPNIRRARVTETVGEMVLELDGSEENLNKGIQSLKDQGIIVELAEGDVIE; encoded by the coding sequence ATGAAACAAAGGGTTAAGTTGACTTTTCCTCAGCATCTTATTAAAGAACCTGTTATTTTTACCATGGCGAAAAAATATGACATCATGCCGAATATACGGCGGGCAAGAGTCACAGAAACTGTTGGCGAAATGGTTCTTGAACTTGATGGTTCAGAAGAAAATCTTAATAAGGGTATTCAATCACTGAAAGATCAAGGAATTATTGTCGAACTCGCAGAAGGCGATGTAATAGAATAA
- a CDS encoding threonine synthase → MELGESNSSSISWRGIIEEYREFLPVTDNTPIVSLREGNTPLIKSQNIKKKLDLDIELYFKFDGANPTGSFKDRGMTLAISKAMENKVSAVICASTGNTSASAAAYAARANIRAIVLIPEGKIALGKLVQAIVHGAHVLQVDGNFDVALNIVKSLVEKHPITLVNSINPFRIEGQKSAAFEVCDQLGFVPEYHSLPVGNAGNITAYWKGYNEYYKAKRISSLPVMLGFQAAGAAPIVLGKPVEKPETVATAIRIGNPASWQGAVAARDESGGRIDSVTDDEILNAYKLIAYAEGIFCEPASAASLAGVIKLHKENYFKPGAIVVCTLTGNGLKDPDTVFKVAREPIKVKADLGTVEKAIEGII, encoded by the coding sequence ATGGAATTAGGAGAAAGTAATAGTAGTAGTATTTCATGGAGAGGTATTATTGAAGAGTATCGTGAATTTCTTCCAGTTACAGATAATACACCAATTGTAAGCCTCAGAGAAGGAAATACTCCTCTTATTAAAAGTCAGAACATCAAGAAAAAACTCGACCTCGATATTGAACTGTATTTCAAATTTGATGGTGCAAATCCTACAGGGTCTTTTAAGGACAGGGGCATGACTCTCGCAATTTCTAAAGCTATGGAGAATAAAGTCAGCGCTGTAATATGCGCCTCGACAGGAAATACTTCGGCTTCTGCTGCCGCATATGCTGCAAGGGCAAATATCAGAGCTATCGTCCTGATACCAGAAGGTAAAATTGCGCTCGGAAAACTTGTGCAGGCAATCGTTCACGGTGCTCACGTCCTTCAGGTCGATGGAAATTTTGATGTGGCCTTAAATATAGTCAAGTCACTTGTGGAAAAACATCCTATAACACTGGTAAATTCCATTAATCCATTCAGAATTGAAGGTCAGAAATCTGCTGCATTTGAGGTATGTGATCAACTTGGTTTTGTTCCAGAATATCATTCCCTGCCAGTTGGTAATGCAGGGAATATCACAGCATACTGGAAAGGTTATAATGAATATTATAAAGCTAAAAGAATTTCGTCGCTTCCAGTTATGCTTGGTTTCCAGGCAGCAGGAGCTGCACCTATTGTCCTCGGCAAGCCGGTTGAAAAACCCGAAACTGTTGCAACAGCAATAAGAATTGGTAATCCTGCAAGCTGGCAAGGTGCTGTAGCAGCACGGGATGAATCGGGAGGAAGAATTGACTCAGTAACTGACGATGAAATATTGAATGCATATAAATTAATTGCTTATGCAGAGGGAATTTTCTGTGAGCCTGCATCAGCAGCCTCTCTTGCAGGTGTGATAAAATTACACAAAGAAAATTACTTCAAACCCGGCGCTATTGTTGTATGCACATTAACAGGAAATGGCCTTAAGGACCCTGATACAGTATTTAAGGTAGCCAGGGAACCAATTAAGGTCAAAGCTGATTTAGGCACTGTAGAAAAAGCAATAGAAGGTATCATATGA
- a CDS encoding cofactor-independent phosphoglycerate mutase, with amino-acid sequence MKYIIIIGDGMADRPLKELKGKTPLQKARTPNMDKLAREGFIGRIKTIPHGFHPGSDVANLNILGYNPEEFYSGRAPLEALSMGVKLKENDVAYRCNLVTLKYNKDKTKAVMEDYSSGHIPTAEAKELIQEINEKLGSEKISFYAGVSYRHIMVWSSGAVNIECTPPHDITGKNIADYLPVGDHEEFLREIMLKASAILGGHPINRNRIRKGEKPANGIWLWGQGKRKILPTFIEKYGLNGSLVSAVDLIKGIGISAGFEILNVPEITGYLDTNYSGKAESSIKALQKVDIAYIHVEAPDEAGHSGNIKDKIKAIEDFDKFVVGNVLRGLKSFTEYKILLLPDHATPIAVKTHTDEPVPFVIFDSRVKRTNKNVSFDESISQRDGILVFEEGYRLMDYFIKG; translated from the coding sequence ATGAAATACATAATTATTATTGGTGATGGGATGGCTGACAGACCGCTTAAAGAACTTAAGGGTAAAACCCCTCTGCAAAAAGCAAGGACTCCTAATATGGACAAACTTGCAAGGGAAGGTTTCATTGGCAGGATAAAAACTATACCTCATGGATTTCATCCGGGCTCTGATGTTGCTAATCTTAATATCCTCGGATATAATCCTGAAGAATTCTATTCAGGCAGAGCACCTTTAGAAGCACTTAGTATGGGTGTTAAACTTAAAGAAAATGATGTAGCATACAGATGTAATTTAGTTACACTTAAGTACAATAAAGATAAAACAAAAGCTGTAATGGAAGATTATAGCAGCGGCCATATTCCCACAGCAGAAGCAAAAGAACTTATCCAAGAAATCAATGAAAAATTAGGCTCTGAAAAGATCAGCTTTTATGCCGGTGTCAGCTACCGACATATTATGGTATGGTCTTCAGGCGCAGTGAATATTGAATGTACCCCTCCACATGACATTACTGGTAAAAATATTGCAGATTATCTTCCAGTTGGAGACCACGAAGAGTTCTTAAGAGAAATAATGTTAAAGGCGAGTGCCATACTTGGAGGACATCCTATTAACAGAAACCGTATAAGAAAAGGTGAAAAGCCTGCCAATGGTATATGGCTATGGGGACAGGGCAAAAGAAAAATCCTTCCAACTTTCATTGAAAAATATGGATTGAATGGCTCTCTCGTATCTGCTGTCGACCTTATCAAAGGTATTGGTATAAGTGCAGGATTTGAGATTCTCAATGTACCAGAAATTACCGGATATCTGGATACAAATTATTCAGGTAAGGCAGAGTCATCAATCAAAGCACTTCAAAAGGTTGACATTGCTTACATTCATGTAGAAGCACCTGATGAGGCAGGACATTCTGGCAATATTAAGGATAAGATTAAAGCAATAGAGGATTTTGACAAATTCGTTGTAGGTAATGTATTGAGGGGATTAAAATCTTTTACTGAATACAAAATATTGCTTTTGCCTGATCACGCTACCCCAATAGCAGTTAAAACCCATACTGACGAACCAGTGCCCTTTGTTATTTTTGATAGTCGGGTTAAAAGAACGAATAAGAATGTGTCTTTCGATGAATCTATATCTCAAAGAGACGGGATTCTCGTTTTTGAGGAAGGTTACAGGTTAATGGATTATTTTATAAAAGGTTAA
- the nth gene encoding endonuclease III, with translation MNPEEKIIEILNRLKKSYPEPKTALAFRTPFELLVATILSAQATDVLVNKVTEKLFRKYKKVDDYANTSLETFQKDISSVNFYRNKAKNIQAAAKMIIEKFNGKVPKTMEELITLPGVARKTANIILSNAYGIHEGIAVDTHVKRLSQRLGLTKSNDPVKIENDLMLITPKDDWGNLSHLLIFHGRKICQAKKPNHKECVLYDLCPSRNI, from the coding sequence ATGAATCCTGAAGAAAAGATAATTGAGATTTTAAATCGGCTGAAAAAGTCTTATCCGGAACCCAAAACTGCTCTCGCTTTCCGGACGCCGTTCGAACTCCTTGTTGCGACGATACTGTCGGCACAGGCAACAGATGTTCTTGTAAATAAAGTGACTGAAAAACTTTTCAGGAAATATAAAAAAGTGGATGATTATGCAAATACTTCGCTCGAAACTTTTCAGAAAGACATAAGTTCGGTCAATTTCTACAGGAACAAAGCAAAAAATATACAGGCTGCTGCAAAGATGATTATCGAGAAATTTAACGGAAAAGTTCCGAAGACAATGGAAGAACTGATAACACTTCCCGGAGTTGCACGCAAAACTGCAAACATCATCCTTTCAAATGCATATGGTATTCATGAAGGAATTGCTGTGGATACACATGTCAAAAGACTTTCACAGAGGCTTGGCCTTACAAAGAGCAATGACCCGGTTAAGATAGAGAATGACCTGATGCTTATTACACCAAAGGATGACTGGGGAAATCTTTCTCACCTTCTTATCTTTCACGGAAGAAAAATCTGCCAGGCAAAAAAACCGAATCATAAAGAATGCGTCCTTTACGACCTATGCCCTTCACGGAATATATAA
- a CDS encoding LysR family transcriptional regulator, whose translation MKIVQLKLFVLVFKNRSFSKASEEYGLTQPTISDHIKKLEKELGCNLFDRLGRSIIPTKEAEQLYPHALDIIQKTANMQNLKLQGFLGLPMLLSRQ comes from the coding sequence ATGAAAATTGTTCAACTCAAATTGTTTGTCCTTGTATTCAAAAATAGAAGTTTTTCTAAAGCGTCAGAAGAATATGGACTAACACAACCAACCATAAGTGATCATATTAAAAAATTAGAAAAAGAATTAGGATGTAATCTCTTTGATAGGTTAGGGAGAAGTATCATTCCAACAAAAGAAGCTGAACAGCTTTATCCTCATGCATTAGACATCATTCAAAAAACAGCAAATATGCAAAACTTAAAGTTGCAGGGTTTTTTGGGTCTACCGATGCTGTTAAGCAGGCAGTAA